Proteins from a genomic interval of Oncorhynchus clarkii lewisi isolate Uvic-CL-2024 chromosome 13, UVic_Ocla_1.0, whole genome shotgun sequence:
- the LOC139364734 gene encoding lysine-specific demethylase 8 isoform X1 codes for MSTTHESMAELWSAISAALPVTEAEFPLDFSEKVEPSVVDVLKRCRQQLYTRSGRWRQNAQIILDFSWEKLNTGTWRDVDKEWRCLYSYGCLFKVAALCRDDASPATVQEAIRTCDLGLLMGAAIMDNILQTIVRILQNEIGKRHSNEEDPSEGVSAKKMKVDCVSVPVVKQALAVPRIHCPSLESFKKDYLDPQKSVILEGIIDHWPAFKNHPWSIKYLQTVAGCRTVPVEVGSRYTDEEWSQTLLTVNEFIDRYIVVKDASSLGYLAQHQLFDQVPELKDDIRIPDYCCLGEGDEDDITINAWFGPGGTVSPLHQDPQQNFLAQVVGRKYIRLYSPEDTEKLYPHQLQLLHNTSQVEVESPDVVRFPEFVKAPYLECVLQPGEVLFIPVKHWHYVRSLELSFSVSFWWS; via the exons ATGTCAACAACG CACGAGTCTATGGCAGAACTGTGGTCAGCTATCTCTGCTGCTTTGCCTGTGACGGAAGCAGAATTTCCACTTGACTTCAGTGAAAAAGTTGAGCCTTCTGTGGTGGATGTGCTGAAACGTTGCAGGCAGCAGCTGTACACCAGGAGCGGTCGATGGAGGCAAAACGCTCAGATCATCTTGGACTTTTCCTGGGAGAAGCTCAACACAGGAACATGGCGTGATGTGGACAAGGAGTGGAGGTGTTTGTATTCATATGGCTGCCTGTTCAAAGTAGCTGCCCTATGCCGTGATGATGCCTCACCAGCTACAGTGCAGGAGGCCATACGGACATGTGACTTGGGCCTGCTCATGGGGGCAGCCATCATGGACAATATTTTACAAACCATTGTAAGGATCCTGCAAAATGAAATCGGGAAGAGGCACTCCAATGAGGAGGATCCTAGTGAAGGAGTTAGTGCTAAG AAAATGAAGGTTGACTGTGTGTCAGTGCCTGTGGTCAAGCAGGCTCTGGCAGTACCAAGGATACACTGTCCATCATTGGAGAGCTTCAAGAAAGACTACTTGGATCCCCAAAAGTCAGTCATATTAGAGGGTATCATAGATCACTGGCCAGCCTTCAAAAACCACCCTTGGAG CATAAAATACCTGCAAACTGTTGCTGGTTGTCGGACTGTACCTGTTGAAGTAGGCTCAAGATATACCGATGAGGAATGGTCACAGACACTCCTTACGGTCAATGAATTCATCGATCGCTATATTGTTGTGAAA GACGCATCAAGTTTGGGATATCTTGCTCAGCACCAGCTATTTGATCAG GTCCCCGAGCTGAAAGACGACATCCGTATCCCTGACTACTGTTGTCTTGGTGAGGGTGATGAAGATGACATCACAATCAATGCTTGGTTTGGGCCAGGAGGTACAGTGTCCCCCCTTCATCAGGATCCTCAACAGAACTTCCTGGCTCAG GTGGTTGGGAGAAAGTACATTCGTCTGTATTCCCCTGAGGACACTGAGAAACTCTACCCTCACCAATTGCAGCTCCTACACAACACTAGTCAg GTGGAAGTGGAGAGCCCAGACGTGGTGCGATTCCCAGAGTTTGTGAAGGCTCCCTACCTAGAGTGTGTGTTGCAACCTGGGGAGGTCTTGTTCATCCCAGTCAAGCACTGGCATTACGTGCGTTCTTTGGAGCTCAGCTTTTCTGTGAGCTTCTGGTGGTCATGA
- the LOC139364732 gene encoding uncharacterized protein isoform X2 gives MPLVSGEEFNATLWNSGKRLNSKVFSINYTIKPKTPTIQYVKPTENGNFLVKWKTNYTDKEEFKNLIAELSYRKKGETDEVSKNESTTSYELLGRDLEPNTIYALKVRTYTDRSGRFSDWSEELEFTNPASSRKVLQIVIVFSCIAVIIITSALFWCSVRLKTKLWDNIPQCSNPDLLYMVPAVPKVLSPPKIILSSIYVDSSKMDTEEKTWTNPATVDGSSGRGRGSELDSSSSLGHAHTCSMSPEPSNVQIISHLQEALSKVFPSLVPLDGNPQSLLLAPPMTDDGTEMNCPESNRDIGVCSSDYNPLNFMSESGGSCYNNITYSPSVPLNSLQELTPSKTSSFPTRPLLFCNSSYYSGEAEVLRNGHPQLFLGTGQQDLNLSTNCEPLLQTDNSFHPCDGASDDSETTTSSEDTSLIYGSNVSDVISVVAGYQSFSEAVGKDSERGTDAFIDVTLPLKGFQDVDREPLIYDVDPCYHSLPDAGCSLPPSDGNYQALQSLGQNCPDQWVSDKLLNKCLETEIPQSSMGNMPLNVIPNSQGGQCRIPGSPFLTVSVQTKQCK, from the exons ATGCCCCTTGTTTCTGGGGAGGAGTTTAATGCAACACTTTGGAATTCTGGGAAGCGCCTAAATTCCAAAGTCTTCAGTATCAATTACACCA TAAAACCCAAAACCCCCACCATCCAATATGTGAAACCAACAGAAAATGGGAATTTCCTGGTCAAATGGAAGACAAACTACACTGATAAGGAAGAGTTTAAGAACTTGATTGCCGAATTGAGCtacagaaagaaaggagaaaCAGATGAG GTGTCCAAAAATGAATCAACAACTTCCTATGAATTACTTGGCAGAGACTTGGAGCCAAACACCATTTATGCTCTGAAGGTCAGAACCTATACTGACCGGAGCGGCCGTTTCAGTGACTGGAGTGAAGAGTTGGAATTCACTAACC CTGCATCATCTCGGAAAGTGCTCCAGATTGTCATTGTTTTCAGCTGCATTGCTGTTATCATCATCACAAGTGCTTTGTTTTGGTGCAGTGTTAG ACTCAAAACCAAGTTGTGGGATAATATTCCTCAATGTTCAAACCCAGACCTTTTGTATATGGTTCCAGCAGTACCTAAG GTATTGTCTCCTCCCAAAATAATTTTATCCTCCATCTATGTTGATTCTTCAAAAATGGACACCGAAGAAAAAACATG GACAAACCCTGCGACAGTAGATGGGAGCAGTGGAAGAGGCCGTGGCTCAGAGCTTGACTCATCGTCTTCCCTGGGTCATGCCCACACATGTTCCATGAGCCCAGAGCCTAGTAATGTGCAGATCATTAGCCATCTTCAAGAGGCCCTGAGCAAAGTCTTTCCCAGCCTTGTTCCTTTGGATGGGAATCCTCAGTCATTGCTCTTAGCCCCTCCTATGACAGATGATGGTACAGAAATGAACTGCCCTGAGTCAAATCGAGACATTGGTGTGTGTTCATCTGACTACAATCCTCTTAATTTCATGAGTGAGTCTGGAGGCTCTTGTTACAACAATATTACCTACTCCCCCTCAGTGCCCCTCAACTCCCTTCAAGAGTTAACACCAAGCAAGACGTCCTCATTTCCTACGCGGCCTCTGCTCTTTTGTAACTCCTCTTACTATTCTGGTGAGGCTGAAGTGTTGAGAAATGGCCATCCACAGCTGTTTCTTGGTACTGGTCAACAAGACCTTAACTTGTCCACTAACTGTGAACCCCTCTTGCAAACCGACAATTCATTTCACCCGTGTGATGGCGCCAGTGATGATTCAGAGACTACCACGTCATCAGAGGACACCAGTCTGATCTACGGTTCTAACGTGTCCGATGTTATCAGTGTCGTTGCTGGATATCAGAGCTTCAGTGAGGCGGTTGGTAAGGACAGTGAGAGAGGAACTGATGCCTTCATAGATGTGACACTGCCACTTAAGGGTTTCCAGGATGTGGACAGAGAGCCTCTGATTTACGATGTGGATCCATGTTACCACAGCCTGCCTGACGCTGGATGCAGCCTCCCCCCGAGTGATGGCAATTATCAGGCTTTACAGAGCCTGGGACAAAATTGCCCAGATCAGTGGGTTTCAGACAAACTGCTGAACAAGTGTCTGGAGACTGAGATCCCTCAAAGCTCCATGGGGAACATGCCTCTAAATGTCATACCCAACTCACAGGGAGGACAATGTCGGATACCTGGAAGTCCCTTTCTTACTGTTTCTGTTCAGACCAAGCAATGCAAATAG
- the LOC139364736 gene encoding non-structural maintenance of chromosomes element 1 homolog: MARPLGESHKRFLQTMMVNGIIDGAKARALHRHCCETYGAHYAHDKLDEFIDVINAQLQPMFMQIRKGMSEEDGLQYHALVNMAETDVTRMSTDYADNELELFRKTMDLIVDSDNGTASSTDILNCADSLQTKKLKKRETEHVLNRLVQDKWLNEKNGDYSLSTRCIMEMEQYIRMLYQDQVKVCHICHNVALQCQMCENPTCGIKIHTPCVARYFKGRTDPRCPACEDFWPHEIPDVYRSPSSQSETQSAAKENTAPTPRSTAQTRRTRRL; this comes from the exons ATGGCTCGACCACTGGGAGAAAGCCATAAAAGGTTCCTGCAAACCATGATGGTCAATGGGATCATTGATGGTGCCAAGGCAAGGGCTCTCCACCGACATTGCTGTGAGACATACGGTG CACACTATGCTCATGATAAACTTGATGAATTCATTGACGTTATCAATGCCCAGCTACAGCCCATGTTCATGCAGATCAGAAAAGGGATGTCTGAGGAGGATGGTCTTCAGTACCATGCTTTG GTGAACATGGCTGAAACTGATGTGACCAGGATGTCAACTGATTATGCAGACAACGAGTTGGAATTATTCCGAAAAACA ATGGACCTGATTGTGGACTCTGACAATGGAACCGCCTCTTCCACAGACATTCTTAACTGTGCCGACAGCCTCCAGACAAAGAAGCTAAAGAAAAGAGAAACGGAACATGTACTGAACAGGCTTGTTCAGGATAAGTGGCTGAATGAG AAAAATGGTGACTACTCTCTCTCCACTCGATGTATAATGGAGATGGAGCAATATATTCGGATGTTGTATCAAGACCAGGTCAAGGTCTGCCACATCTGTCACAATGTGGCCTTGCAG TGCCAGATGTGTGAAAATCCTACATGTGGCATCAAAATCCACACCCCTTGTGTCGCCAGATACTTCAAAGGAAGGACTGATCCACGATGCCCTGCCTGTGAGGACTTCTGGCCACATGAGATCCCAG ATGTGTATAGATCTCCGTCCTCTCAGAGCGAGACACAGTCAGCAGCCAAAGAGAATACGGCCCCCACTCCTCGGTCTACAGCTCAGACCCGGAGGACCAGGAGGTTATAA
- the LOC139364734 gene encoding lysine-specific demethylase 8 isoform X2 — MAELWSAISAALPVTEAEFPLDFSEKVEPSVVDVLKRCRQQLYTRSGRWRQNAQIILDFSWEKLNTGTWRDVDKEWRCLYSYGCLFKVAALCRDDASPATVQEAIRTCDLGLLMGAAIMDNILQTIVRILQNEIGKRHSNEEDPSEGVSAKKMKVDCVSVPVVKQALAVPRIHCPSLESFKKDYLDPQKSVILEGIIDHWPAFKNHPWSIKYLQTVAGCRTVPVEVGSRYTDEEWSQTLLTVNEFIDRYIVVKDASSLGYLAQHQLFDQVPELKDDIRIPDYCCLGEGDEDDITINAWFGPGGTVSPLHQDPQQNFLAQVVGRKYIRLYSPEDTEKLYPHQLQLLHNTSQVEVESPDVVRFPEFVKAPYLECVLQPGEVLFIPVKHWHYVRSLELSFSVSFWWS; from the exons ATGGCAGAACTGTGGTCAGCTATCTCTGCTGCTTTGCCTGTGACGGAAGCAGAATTTCCACTTGACTTCAGTGAAAAAGTTGAGCCTTCTGTGGTGGATGTGCTGAAACGTTGCAGGCAGCAGCTGTACACCAGGAGCGGTCGATGGAGGCAAAACGCTCAGATCATCTTGGACTTTTCCTGGGAGAAGCTCAACACAGGAACATGGCGTGATGTGGACAAGGAGTGGAGGTGTTTGTATTCATATGGCTGCCTGTTCAAAGTAGCTGCCCTATGCCGTGATGATGCCTCACCAGCTACAGTGCAGGAGGCCATACGGACATGTGACTTGGGCCTGCTCATGGGGGCAGCCATCATGGACAATATTTTACAAACCATTGTAAGGATCCTGCAAAATGAAATCGGGAAGAGGCACTCCAATGAGGAGGATCCTAGTGAAGGAGTTAGTGCTAAG AAAATGAAGGTTGACTGTGTGTCAGTGCCTGTGGTCAAGCAGGCTCTGGCAGTACCAAGGATACACTGTCCATCATTGGAGAGCTTCAAGAAAGACTACTTGGATCCCCAAAAGTCAGTCATATTAGAGGGTATCATAGATCACTGGCCAGCCTTCAAAAACCACCCTTGGAG CATAAAATACCTGCAAACTGTTGCTGGTTGTCGGACTGTACCTGTTGAAGTAGGCTCAAGATATACCGATGAGGAATGGTCACAGACACTCCTTACGGTCAATGAATTCATCGATCGCTATATTGTTGTGAAA GACGCATCAAGTTTGGGATATCTTGCTCAGCACCAGCTATTTGATCAG GTCCCCGAGCTGAAAGACGACATCCGTATCCCTGACTACTGTTGTCTTGGTGAGGGTGATGAAGATGACATCACAATCAATGCTTGGTTTGGGCCAGGAGGTACAGTGTCCCCCCTTCATCAGGATCCTCAACAGAACTTCCTGGCTCAG GTGGTTGGGAGAAAGTACATTCGTCTGTATTCCCCTGAGGACACTGAGAAACTCTACCCTCACCAATTGCAGCTCCTACACAACACTAGTCAg GTGGAAGTGGAGAGCCCAGACGTGGTGCGATTCCCAGAGTTTGTGAAGGCTCCCTACCTAGAGTGTGTGTTGCAACCTGGGGAGGTCTTGTTCATCCCAGTCAAGCACTGGCATTACGTGCGTTCTTTGGAGCTCAGCTTTTCTGTGAGCTTCTGGTGGTCATGA
- the LOC139364732 gene encoding uncharacterized protein isoform X1 has protein sequence MFLLLIIVTTLGTLIADDAMSDGNLQCFNDYDETMVCHFITDKSKCAEYSMTLKQLNAQNRGKNDCTFKEKERSNDVSKCGCSIVPMPLVSGEEFNATLWNSGKRLNSKVFSINYTIKPKTPTIQYVKPTENGNFLVKWKTNYTDKEEFKNLIAELSYRKKGETDEVSKNESTTSYELLGRDLEPNTIYALKVRTYTDRSGRFSDWSEELEFTNPASSRKVLQIVIVFSCIAVIIITSALFWCSVRLKTKLWDNIPQCSNPDLLYMVPAVPKVLSPPKIILSSIYVDSSKMDTEEKTWTNPATVDGSSGRGRGSELDSSSSLGHAHTCSMSPEPSNVQIISHLQEALSKVFPSLVPLDGNPQSLLLAPPMTDDGTEMNCPESNRDIGVCSSDYNPLNFMSESGGSCYNNITYSPSVPLNSLQELTPSKTSSFPTRPLLFCNSSYYSGEAEVLRNGHPQLFLGTGQQDLNLSTNCEPLLQTDNSFHPCDGASDDSETTTSSEDTSLIYGSNVSDVISVVAGYQSFSEAVGKDSERGTDAFIDVTLPLKGFQDVDREPLIYDVDPCYHSLPDAGCSLPPSDGNYQALQSLGQNCPDQWVSDKLLNKCLETEIPQSSMGNMPLNVIPNSQGGQCRIPGSPFLTVSVQTKQCK, from the exons ATGTTTCTATTGCTTATTATAGTCACAACCCTTGGGACTTTGATAGCTGATGATG CAATGAGTGACGGAAATCTTCAATGCTTCAACGACTATGACGAAACTATGGTTTGTCATTTTATAACTGACAAGTCTAAGTGTGCTGAATACAGCATGACGTTGAAACAATTGAACGCACAAAATAG AGGCAAGAATGATTGTACTTTCAAGGAAAAGGAGAGGTCCAATGATGTTTCCAAATGTGGATGCTCTATTGTTCCAATGCCCCTTGTTTCTGGGGAGGAGTTTAATGCAACACTTTGGAATTCTGGGAAGCGCCTAAATTCCAAAGTCTTCAGTATCAATTACACCA TAAAACCCAAAACCCCCACCATCCAATATGTGAAACCAACAGAAAATGGGAATTTCCTGGTCAAATGGAAGACAAACTACACTGATAAGGAAGAGTTTAAGAACTTGATTGCCGAATTGAGCtacagaaagaaaggagaaaCAGATGAG GTGTCCAAAAATGAATCAACAACTTCCTATGAATTACTTGGCAGAGACTTGGAGCCAAACACCATTTATGCTCTGAAGGTCAGAACCTATACTGACCGGAGCGGCCGTTTCAGTGACTGGAGTGAAGAGTTGGAATTCACTAACC CTGCATCATCTCGGAAAGTGCTCCAGATTGTCATTGTTTTCAGCTGCATTGCTGTTATCATCATCACAAGTGCTTTGTTTTGGTGCAGTGTTAG ACTCAAAACCAAGTTGTGGGATAATATTCCTCAATGTTCAAACCCAGACCTTTTGTATATGGTTCCAGCAGTACCTAAG GTATTGTCTCCTCCCAAAATAATTTTATCCTCCATCTATGTTGATTCTTCAAAAATGGACACCGAAGAAAAAACATG GACAAACCCTGCGACAGTAGATGGGAGCAGTGGAAGAGGCCGTGGCTCAGAGCTTGACTCATCGTCTTCCCTGGGTCATGCCCACACATGTTCCATGAGCCCAGAGCCTAGTAATGTGCAGATCATTAGCCATCTTCAAGAGGCCCTGAGCAAAGTCTTTCCCAGCCTTGTTCCTTTGGATGGGAATCCTCAGTCATTGCTCTTAGCCCCTCCTATGACAGATGATGGTACAGAAATGAACTGCCCTGAGTCAAATCGAGACATTGGTGTGTGTTCATCTGACTACAATCCTCTTAATTTCATGAGTGAGTCTGGAGGCTCTTGTTACAACAATATTACCTACTCCCCCTCAGTGCCCCTCAACTCCCTTCAAGAGTTAACACCAAGCAAGACGTCCTCATTTCCTACGCGGCCTCTGCTCTTTTGTAACTCCTCTTACTATTCTGGTGAGGCTGAAGTGTTGAGAAATGGCCATCCACAGCTGTTTCTTGGTACTGGTCAACAAGACCTTAACTTGTCCACTAACTGTGAACCCCTCTTGCAAACCGACAATTCATTTCACCCGTGTGATGGCGCCAGTGATGATTCAGAGACTACCACGTCATCAGAGGACACCAGTCTGATCTACGGTTCTAACGTGTCCGATGTTATCAGTGTCGTTGCTGGATATCAGAGCTTCAGTGAGGCGGTTGGTAAGGACAGTGAGAGAGGAACTGATGCCTTCATAGATGTGACACTGCCACTTAAGGGTTTCCAGGATGTGGACAGAGAGCCTCTGATTTACGATGTGGATCCATGTTACCACAGCCTGCCTGACGCTGGATGCAGCCTCCCCCCGAGTGATGGCAATTATCAGGCTTTACAGAGCCTGGGACAAAATTGCCCAGATCAGTGGGTTTCAGACAAACTGCTGAACAAGTGTCTGGAGACTGAGATCCCTCAAAGCTCCATGGGGAACATGCCTCTAAATGTCATACCCAACTCACAGGGAGGACAATGTCGGATACCTGGAAGTCCCTTTCTTACTGTTTCTGTTCAGACCAAGCAATGCAAATAG